The Spiroplasma apis B31 genomic sequence AGCTCACGAAATAGGAAATACAAAAAATAAGCTTGTTGTAAAATACTACACTTCCTCAGATTTTAGAAAAGAAATTGTAGATTCCTTACAAGATGGTTTCAAAGAAATTGAATCAACAAAAGAAAAGCTCTCAAAAATTGACGTATTACTAATCGATGACATTCAATTTTTAGCAAATAGTGGAAAAACAAACGAAATATTCTTTAATCTTTTTAACTTTTTTATCGAGAATAATAAACAGATAGTTTTAACTTCTGATAAATTTCCAGAACAACTTAATGGTTTTGATAAAAGGTTGGTGTCGAGGTTTTCACAAGGTTTGAATGTGAAAGTAGAGACACCAGACATCATAACCGCTATAAATATCGTTGATTATAAGGCGAAAATCGTGAATTTAAACCTTTCTGAAGAGAGTAAAAAGTATATTGCTTCTTTTTTTGGTTCTGATGTCAGAAAAATAGAGGGAATTATAAACAAAATCGAGTTTTCAATAATACAAGATAACTCGGCTGCACCAAAAATAATCGAATTGGAGGATATTAATAAATTCCTTGAGGATTACTCTTTTGCTCCCGGTGGAGAAATCACAGTCCAAAAAATAAAAAACGTAGTGGCGCAAAATTATGGAATATCGGTTAAGTCTATAGACTCTCGATTACGAATGGCGAACATCGTTAAAGCTAGACATGTAGCTATGTTTTTAACTGGGGAGATTTTGAAAAAAAATTATTCTGAAATCGGGGTTGCCTTTGGTGGTAAAGACCACACTACTGTATTACATGCTTTTAAAAAAATTAACGATTTATTAGAAAAAGACAAAATCTTCAAAAAGACTTTAACTAAGATAAAAAAGGAGATAACTTCTTAATGTTAATATCATTTATTTATAGTTAATAAAAATTTTAACTATGTATAATAATATTAACTTATGCTGTGGTTTATCCACATATCAAGACTATAATAATAATATAAATAAATAAAATCTAATAAGGGGGACTTCAGATGTTTTTAAAGATAAATCGTTCATTTTTAATAGAAGAGTTAACTAAGTGTAACCGAATAATAGATCAAAAAACTCCAACACCTAGTCTTATTGGAATTTTAATAGATGTTGAAGTAGACAAAGTTTCTTTTATGTCAACTAACAACTCTCTCTCAATAAAAACATCAACATCTGTAGGTGAACATGGATTATTTATTAAGGAAACCGGAACTTCTTTAATAAGAGGTAAGTATTTTTTAGAAATACTAAGAAGAATGGATGA encodes the following:
- the dnaA gene encoding chromosomal replication initiator protein DnaA, with protein sequence MTNEELWKKIKEWLIESDSIEPNIYDEYIKTAMLRRLSEQHLVVIVKTELSKWYLENILSVMRSKASFFLENDVDLSLMTNEEYEKELNITELIEQKRKKLKSQDFMFENFIFGSSNMNAYKASKAIVENIGTKWNPLFIYGDSGLGKTHLLKAIAHEIGNTKNKLVVKYYTSSDFRKEIVDSLQDGFKEIESTKEKLSKIDVLLIDDIQFLANSGKTNEIFFNLFNFFIENNKQIVLTSDKFPEQLNGFDKRLVSRFSQGLNVKVETPDIITAINIVDYKAKIVNLNLSEESKKYIASFFGSDVRKIEGIINKIEFSIIQDNSAAPKIIELEDINKFLEDYSFAPGGEITVQKIKNVVAQNYGISVKSIDSRLRMANIVKARHVAMFLTGEILKKNYSEIGVAFGGKDHTTVLHAFKKINDLLEKDKIFKKTLTKIKKEITS